A single genomic interval of Adhaeribacter pallidiroseus harbors:
- a CDS encoding Gfo/Idh/MocA family protein, translated as MDRRHFIKTSAAASLAFSAYTLPAISVAGKTRPYRTALIGAGWWGTNILREALAAGESKLVAMCDVDQNQLEKSYTEVQKLTQDKPKRYSDFRELLSKEKPEIVIVATPDHWHPLITIAAVQQGAHVYVEKPISHTVYEGRAMVKAARDADRVVQVGTHRRVSPHNVSGMDFLKSGKAGKIGMVRAFVHYGGGPGEVKPDAEVPKGLDWDMWCGPAPLRSYNPAIHPRGFRSFLDYANGQLGDWGIHWLDQILWWTEEKFPRKVFSTGGRAIRKDNTDAPDHQVATYEFEDFTVNWEHRLFAANNAEKGENVGCYFYGTEGTFHMGWQNGWTFYPTDSKKAPIHQEPQLHKPDDQNIKELWADFLASIKAKKRSICDIEIGHRSTNMALLGMLSMKLGRSVVWDGEKEVILNDPEANKLLSREYRGEWKYPVV; from the coding sequence ATGGATCGTCGTCATTTTATTAAAACCTCGGCTGCGGCCAGTTTAGCTTTTTCGGCTTATACTTTGCCGGCTATTTCGGTGGCGGGTAAAACGCGGCCTTACCGTACGGCCTTAATTGGCGCTGGCTGGTGGGGCACCAACATTCTGCGCGAAGCATTAGCGGCCGGCGAAAGCAAATTAGTAGCCATGTGCGACGTCGATCAGAACCAGTTAGAAAAATCGTACACCGAAGTACAAAAACTAACCCAGGATAAACCCAAAAGATACAGCGACTTCCGGGAACTGCTAAGCAAAGAAAAACCCGAAATTGTAATTGTAGCCACCCCCGACCACTGGCACCCGTTAATTACCATTGCGGCGGTGCAGCAAGGTGCCCACGTATACGTCGAAAAACCGATTAGCCATACCGTTTACGAAGGCCGTGCCATGGTAAAAGCGGCCCGCGACGCCGACCGGGTGGTGCAGGTGGGTACGCATCGGCGCGTGTCGCCGCACAACGTTTCGGGTATGGATTTTTTAAAATCGGGTAAGGCTGGCAAAATAGGCATGGTGCGGGCCTTTGTGCATTATGGCGGCGGGCCCGGCGAAGTAAAACCAGATGCCGAAGTACCTAAAGGCTTAGATTGGGATATGTGGTGCGGGCCCGCTCCGTTGCGGTCGTATAACCCGGCTATTCACCCCCGCGGATTCCGTTCTTTTTTGGATTACGCCAACGGGCAACTCGGCGATTGGGGCATTCATTGGTTAGACCAGATTTTGTGGTGGACCGAAGAAAAATTTCCGAGGAAAGTGTTCTCCACGGGTGGCCGGGCTATCCGTAAAGATAACACCGATGCGCCGGATCACCAGGTAGCCACGTATGAGTTCGAAGATTTTACCGTGAATTGGGAACATCGCTTATTTGCGGCGAATAACGCTGAGAAAGGCGAAAATGTAGGCTGTTATTTTTACGGTACCGAAGGTACGTTCCACATGGGGTGGCAAAACGGCTGGACCTTCTACCCTACCGATTCTAAAAAAGCACCGATCCACCAGGAACCGCAACTTCATAAACCTGACGACCAAAATATTAAAGAATTATGGGCCGATTTTCTGGCTTCCATTAAAGCTAAAAAACGCTCCATTTGTGATATCGAGATTGGTCACCGGTCTACGAATATGGCTTTATTGGGTATGCTGTCTATGAAATTAGGCCGAAGTGTGGTATGGGACGGCGAAAAAGAAGTTATCCTGAACGACCCGGAAGCTAATAAGCTGCTCAGTCGCGAGTACCGCGGTGAATGGAAATACCCGGTGGTGTAA
- a CDS encoding helix-turn-helix domain-containing protein: MPILINLDLQLVKKKMSLTELSERVDITMSNLSILKQGKAKAIRFSTLEAICRELDCQPGDILEYKP, from the coding sequence ATGCCGATATTAATTAACCTGGATTTACAGTTAGTGAAAAAGAAAATGTCGCTAACCGAGTTATCGGAGCGGGTAGATATTACGATGTCTAACTTATCTATCCTGAAGCAAGGCAAGGCCAAAGCTATCCGGTTTTCGACGCTCGAAGCTATTTGCCGCGAACTCGATTGCCAACCCGGCGATATTCTGGAATATAAACCCTAA
- a CDS encoding DUF2975 domain-containing protein, with product MKALGNYSLASFIRFIISAAWYIQLLFLIYLTFAISLKFFKNGTTEPTPETLEVRLTQGRPVEVSTRAIAENLTNASLQLDSGKLTFNHPSSKSIIGFNLLVMWVAFTISLSITYLLRQLFRSLAQNNPFVLENAQRLRIIAILIMVTSFTTFAHDAIVNWFLQQNFLLSGSGIRAHLVIDLKTLFAGLIVLVIAEIFRIGAQMKEEQELTV from the coding sequence ATGAAAGCTTTAGGAAATTACTCGCTCGCTTCTTTCATTCGGTTTATCATTAGTGCCGCCTGGTATATTCAGTTGTTATTTTTGATTTATCTAACTTTTGCCATATCGCTTAAATTCTTTAAGAATGGTACCACTGAACCCACTCCCGAAACCTTGGAGGTAAGATTAACGCAAGGTCGTCCGGTTGAGGTAAGCACAAGAGCCATCGCAGAAAATCTTACAAATGCTTCTCTTCAATTAGACTCTGGTAAACTTACTTTTAACCACCCGAGTAGTAAGTCTATTATTGGGTTTAACCTACTTGTTATGTGGGTTGCCTTTACCATTTCGCTCTCCATTACCTACTTGCTGCGGCAGCTCTTCCGGAGTTTAGCGCAAAACAATCCGTTTGTACTGGAAAATGCGCAACGGCTTCGCATTATTGCCATTTTAATTATGGTAACTTCGTTTACTACCTTTGCGCACGATGCTATTGTAAACTGGTTTTTGCAGCAAAATTTTTTACTAAGTGGCTCCGGCATACGGGCGCACTTAGTCATTGATTTAAAAACTTTGTTTGCCGGCTTAATTGTGCTGGTTATTGCGGAGATATTCCGGATTGGCGCGCAAATGAAAGAAGAACAAGAACTAACTGTTTAA
- a CDS encoding DUF3857 domain-containing protein: MFLRLSGRYSTVAFFVFTFIIQAATSSAANRLPKGPVPDWVINRPVKLTTAVKAKDVSGGYHILLRDIQFDLESQTNYYHNGYVVFTDEGLQAVSEIQVAYDPNYEKVNFHAIRVWRNGKLIDKLGTAKFKQSQVEKELDKHIYNEQLSAIAILDDVRINDIVEFSYSITGWNPIFKNKFFNSFSLRTYDPLDEIYVRVNTTANRKVNYKLFNAKEQPAITSTNNQHAYTWHLKNLPGFPVDSDIPSWYDPYPWVSLSEFTNWQEFGQWAAALYEVNGLSKKLQLEIDSIKNISGDAGERLTATVRFVQDKVRYLGLENGISGYKPHAPAQTFRQRFGDCKDKSLLLSQMLQAMNIKAYPALVHTDYQDQISKWLPSAYAFNHCIVVVELLGKKIWIDPTISLQRGRYNSIATPNYKMAFVLKEGGGTFVKMQTPQIAKVKVNENFIFDNVGGPVKLEVKTYYYGSEADNMRQRLATSNLKETEKSYLNYYANTYPNITVARDLDYLDNPDQNILTTLEEYSIQDLWTRVLENQDSLITAYFYPQILRDRLSKPSTVIRKMPISLSYPSNFEQTITLLLPEPWSVENTSQIIQDKSFYFKNDITYKASSNSIILIYSYKNLRDHVPVAEAGFYLKKQKEVLDKLGFEISKPLNTTISPAGENEIFNSWMVGLSILFLMGWVFGAYKLNTYNPTLPEPKYYQNEIGGWLILVCFGLYVSLLGIIINLFNNFFKIEFWAMLTDTGHESYNPAHALLILFELASNTAFLVYIALLIWLFHQRRTSVPRLLMVYYGVNFLYIFFDNALAAMLKITDAEFKQIFYALLGAAIWIPYFIKSKRVKYTFTERLPQPEVEPIKHEVNPEEVEALIGA; encoded by the coding sequence ATGTTTCTACGCTTATCTGGCCGGTACTCAACTGTAGCCTTTTTTGTGTTTACATTTATCATTCAGGCAGCAACCAGTTCCGCTGCAAACCGCTTACCCAAAGGTCCGGTTCCGGATTGGGTGATTAACCGGCCGGTAAAACTTACCACTGCTGTTAAAGCAAAAGATGTATCGGGCGGCTATCATATCCTTCTCCGGGATATTCAATTCGACTTAGAAAGTCAAACTAATTACTACCACAATGGCTACGTTGTTTTTACCGACGAAGGATTACAGGCTGTTTCGGAGATTCAGGTGGCTTACGATCCGAACTACGAAAAAGTAAATTTTCACGCTATCCGGGTTTGGCGCAACGGGAAGTTAATAGATAAGCTGGGCACGGCTAAGTTTAAACAAAGCCAGGTAGAGAAAGAACTGGATAAACACATTTACAACGAACAGCTCTCGGCAATTGCTATTCTGGATGATGTGCGCATAAACGATATCGTAGAATTTTCTTATTCTATCACCGGTTGGAACCCCATTTTTAAAAATAAATTCTTTAACAGCTTTAGTCTCCGCACCTACGATCCTTTAGACGAGATTTATGTGCGGGTAAATACTACTGCTAACCGAAAAGTAAATTATAAACTATTTAATGCAAAAGAACAACCAGCCATTACTTCAACCAATAACCAACACGCTTATACCTGGCATTTAAAAAACCTGCCTGGCTTTCCAGTCGATTCCGATATTCCTTCCTGGTACGATCCTTATCCGTGGGTAAGCCTATCGGAATTTACAAATTGGCAAGAGTTTGGGCAGTGGGCCGCCGCACTTTACGAAGTGAATGGTTTAAGTAAAAAGCTACAATTAGAAATTGATTCTATTAAAAATATTTCGGGCGATGCCGGAGAACGCTTAACGGCTACGGTGCGCTTTGTGCAAGATAAAGTACGTTACTTAGGCCTCGAAAATGGCATAAGCGGCTACAAACCACATGCACCGGCCCAAACCTTTCGGCAACGTTTTGGCGATTGCAAAGACAAATCCTTGCTCTTAAGCCAAATGCTGCAAGCCATGAACATTAAGGCTTATCCCGCTTTAGTGCACACCGACTACCAGGATCAAATCTCAAAGTGGTTACCTTCGGCGTATGCGTTTAACCATTGCATTGTAGTGGTTGAGTTACTAGGCAAAAAAATCTGGATCGACCCAACTATTAGTTTGCAACGGGGCCGCTACAATAGCATTGCCACGCCTAATTACAAAATGGCTTTTGTGCTAAAAGAAGGGGGCGGCACTTTCGTTAAAATGCAAACACCCCAGATCGCTAAAGTAAAAGTAAACGAGAATTTTATTTTTGATAATGTGGGCGGGCCCGTTAAACTAGAGGTAAAAACCTATTACTACGGCTCCGAGGCTGATAATATGCGCCAGCGCTTGGCTACGAGTAACTTAAAAGAAACCGAGAAAAGCTACCTTAATTATTACGCAAATACCTATCCCAACATAACTGTTGCCCGCGACCTGGACTACCTTGATAATCCGGACCAAAATATTTTAACTACGCTGGAGGAGTATAGTATCCAGGATCTCTGGACCAGAGTCTTGGAGAATCAGGATAGTTTGATAACGGCCTACTTTTACCCGCAAATACTTCGCGACCGTTTAAGTAAGCCCAGTACCGTTATTCGCAAAATGCCGATTAGCTTATCATATCCTTCCAATTTCGAACAAACTATTACTTTGCTTCTGCCAGAGCCTTGGTCTGTAGAAAACACCTCTCAAATTATTCAGGATAAATCATTTTATTTTAAAAATGATATTACCTACAAAGCCAGCAGCAATTCGATAATTCTAATATATTCTTATAAAAACCTGCGCGATCATGTACCGGTTGCCGAAGCTGGTTTTTACTTAAAAAAGCAAAAAGAAGTACTGGATAAACTAGGCTTTGAGATATCTAAACCCTTAAATACAACAATTTCTCCTGCCGGAGAGAACGAAATCTTTAACTCATGGATGGTGGGATTAAGCATTTTGTTTTTAATGGGTTGGGTATTTGGGGCATATAAATTAAATACTTACAATCCTACCTTGCCCGAGCCTAAATACTACCAAAATGAAATAGGAGGCTGGCTTATACTGGTTTGCTTTGGCTTGTACGTAAGTCTGTTGGGTATTATCATTAACTTATTTAATAACTTTTTTAAAATTGAGTTCTGGGCGATGCTTACCGATACTGGTCATGAAAGCTATAATCCAGCACATGCTTTATTGATTCTTTTTGAATTAGCCAGCAACACGGCATTTTTAGTTTATATCGCATTGCTAATCTGGTTATTTCATCAACGGCGTACCAGTGTGCCTCGCCTGCTTATGGTATACTATGGAGTTAATTTTCTTTACATATTTTTTGATAATGCATTAGCGGCGATGCTAAAAATTACGGATGCCGAATTCAAGCAAATTTTTTATGCGTTGTTAGGTGCCGCTATCTGGATACCTTATTTTATAAAGTCTAAGCGCGTAAAATACACCTTTACCGAAAGGTTGCCTCAGCCAGAAGTAGAACCAATAAAGCATGAGGTAAACCCAGAAGAAGTAGAAGCCTTGATAGGAGCTTAA
- a CDS encoding acyl-CoA thioesterase — translation MLAILPDFRSVAYSRTTLTELMIPSYANFGGKIHGGILLSLMDKVAYTCAAKHAGNYCVTVTVDGVNFLQPVEVGELVSLMASINYVGRTSLLVGIKVTAENVRTGVMKHTNTSYFTMVAKGEDDKPTEVPGLILETRNQVRRYLEAIKRKEMKIQYADQFNNVKSNLTIEQELYKLQGERCQIGFEL, via the coding sequence ATGCTTGCCATACTGCCTGATTTTCGTTCTGTAGCTTATTCGCGAACCACTCTAACCGAATTAATGATTCCGAGTTACGCCAACTTTGGTGGTAAAATACATGGCGGAATTTTATTGTCGTTGATGGATAAGGTAGCCTACACTTGCGCCGCCAAGCACGCAGGTAATTATTGCGTTACGGTAACCGTAGACGGGGTTAATTTTCTACAACCCGTAGAAGTAGGCGAGTTGGTTTCGCTTATGGCTTCTATTAATTATGTGGGTCGCACTTCGCTGCTGGTAGGTATTAAAGTTACCGCCGAAAACGTAAGAACCGGGGTGATGAAACATACCAATACTTCGTATTTTACAATGGTGGCTAAAGGCGAAGACGATAAACCTACCGAAGTACCAGGTTTAATCCTGGAAACCCGCAACCAGGTGCGCCGCTACCTCGAAGCCATAAAGCGCAAAGAAATGAAGATCCAGTACGCCGACCAGTTCAACAATGTAAAATCAAACTTAACGATTGAGCAGGAACTATACAAGCTACAAGGCGAACGCTGCCAAATCGGGTTTGAATTGTAA
- a CDS encoding DUF721 domain-containing protein, whose protein sequence is MAFINRDKQLNIRQSDIQPVRDSIQALLKAYRIQGKVNQVQVVASWEKIMGKAIALKTKELYFKDNKLFVLLSSAPLKHQLIMSKTRVIELINLEVGAGVVEEVVFL, encoded by the coding sequence GTGGCCTTTATAAATCGAGATAAACAATTAAATATCCGGCAATCCGACATTCAACCGGTACGGGATAGTATTCAGGCTTTGCTAAAGGCCTACCGGATACAAGGCAAGGTAAACCAGGTGCAGGTTGTTGCCAGTTGGGAGAAAATTATGGGGAAAGCCATTGCCCTTAAAACAAAGGAACTTTACTTTAAAGATAACAAGTTGTTTGTATTACTTTCTTCGGCGCCACTTAAGCATCAATTAATTATGTCTAAAACCCGCGTTATAGAATTAATTAATCTGGAAGTAGGAGCAGGAGTTGTAGAAGAAGTAGTATTCTTATAG
- the recF gene encoding DNA replication/repair protein RecF (All proteins in this family for which functions are known are DNA-binding proteins that assist the filamentation of RecA onto DNA for the initiation of recombination or recombinational repair.) has translation MVLENLHLLYFKNYEEADLSFSPHINCFIGDNGSGKTNVLDAIYYLSMGKSAFTASDLQNVKQGEDYFMVKGRFETFTYKDTIQCTFRSGQKKIITHNKLAYEKIAEHIGKYPVVLISPYDTDLIREGSEERRRYFDSLISQIDSTYLNELIAYNYILKQRNSLLKQFAERNYFDKEYLQILDEQLVPAGNYITQVRQSFLENFVPVFQKHYQHLSGSSETVTLEYKNQLTGHSFIYLLNQAQRKDLLLQRTTVGPHKDDFVFLMDSWPVKNYGSQGQQKSYVIALKLAQFEIVAQRKNQKPLLLLDDIFDRLDEKRITKLLQLVAENTFGQLFITDSHLERTQKLVGSISEQVSNFKVVNGTVQLIT, from the coding sequence ATGGTTCTGGAAAATCTCCATTTACTGTATTTTAAAAATTACGAAGAGGCAGACCTTTCTTTCTCGCCACATATTAATTGCTTTATCGGCGATAATGGTAGCGGTAAAACCAATGTACTCGATGCTATTTATTACCTTTCGATGGGAAAAAGTGCTTTTACGGCTTCTGATCTACAAAACGTAAAACAAGGCGAAGATTATTTTATGGTGAAAGGCCGCTTCGAAACTTTTACCTACAAAGATACGATCCAATGCACTTTTCGATCAGGTCAGAAGAAAATTATTACGCATAATAAATTAGCCTACGAAAAAATAGCCGAGCATATTGGCAAATACCCGGTGGTTTTAATTTCGCCTTACGATACTGATTTAATCCGGGAAGGCAGCGAAGAACGCCGGCGTTATTTTGACAGTCTGATTTCGCAAATCGACTCCACCTACTTGAATGAATTAATTGCTTATAACTACATCTTAAAACAACGCAACTCGCTCCTGAAGCAATTTGCCGAACGCAATTATTTTGATAAAGAATACCTGCAGATCCTGGATGAGCAGTTGGTGCCTGCCGGTAATTATATCACCCAGGTGCGGCAATCGTTTTTAGAAAACTTTGTGCCGGTTTTTCAAAAACATTACCAGCATCTGTCGGGGAGTAGCGAAACCGTAACGCTCGAGTATAAAAACCAATTAACCGGGCATAGTTTTATCTATTTGCTAAACCAGGCGCAACGCAAAGATTTATTATTACAACGTACTACAGTAGGCCCACACAAAGATGATTTTGTTTTTTTAATGGATAGCTGGCCCGTGAAAAATTATGGTTCGCAAGGGCAACAAAAGTCGTATGTAATTGCCTTAAAGTTAGCGCAATTTGAGATTGTAGCGCAGCGGAAAAATCAAAAACCTTTGTTATTACTGGATGATATTTTCGACCGCCTGGATGAAAAGCGCATCACCAAATTACTGCAGCTAGTAGCTGAAAATACTTTTGGTCAGCTGTTTATTACGGATTCCCACCTGGAGCGTACCCAAAAGCTCGTGGGATCTATTTCAGAGCAGGTTAGTAACTTCAAAGTGGTAAATGGCACCGTGCAGTTGATAACTTAG
- the pdhA gene encoding pyruvate dehydrogenase (acetyl-transferring) E1 component subunit alpha, which produces MAVTKQMPKTKVKPATNFSKETYVRWYDMMQLMRKFEEKAGQLYGQQKIKGFCHLYIGQEACVAGAVTALTKDDKWITAYRDHAHPLALGTSPNAVMAELFAKATGCSKGKGGSMHIFDKSVNFVGGHGIVGGQIPLGAGLAFAEKYNKTGNLCMTYMGDGAVRQGAFHETFNMAMTWKLPVIFVVENNGYAMGTSVSRTSNVTELATLALAYEMPAETVNAMRCEDVHEAVARAAERARAGEGPTFLEFKTYRYKGHSMSDPAKYRTKEELEEYRNQDPIEVVRHTILENKYATEQELEEIDNRIKAQVAECVEFAEKSPYPTADELYKDVYAQQDYPYIQD; this is translated from the coding sequence ATGGCAGTTACAAAGCAAATGCCCAAAACAAAGGTAAAACCTGCGACAAATTTCTCAAAAGAAACCTATGTACGTTGGTACGACATGATGCAGTTGATGCGTAAGTTCGAAGAGAAAGCAGGTCAGTTATACGGTCAGCAAAAAATAAAGGGCTTTTGCCACTTATATATTGGTCAGGAAGCCTGCGTAGCCGGGGCAGTTACCGCACTTACCAAAGATGACAAATGGATTACCGCTTACCGCGATCACGCGCATCCGTTAGCATTAGGCACATCTCCGAACGCCGTTATGGCCGAGTTGTTTGCCAAAGCAACAGGTTGTTCTAAAGGAAAAGGTGGTTCCATGCACATCTTCGACAAATCAGTCAATTTTGTGGGCGGCCATGGTATTGTGGGTGGTCAGATTCCTTTGGGAGCTGGCTTAGCGTTTGCCGAGAAATATAACAAGACCGGCAATTTGTGCATGACCTACATGGGCGATGGTGCCGTACGTCAGGGAGCTTTCCACGAAACCTTTAATATGGCTATGACCTGGAAACTACCCGTAATATTTGTGGTAGAAAACAATGGTTACGCTATGGGAACCTCCGTATCTCGCACATCCAACGTTACCGAACTGGCAACTTTAGCCCTGGCGTACGAAATGCCTGCCGAAACCGTAAATGCGATGCGCTGCGAAGACGTGCACGAAGCAGTAGCCCGTGCCGCCGAACGCGCCCGGGCTGGTGAAGGACCTACTTTCCTGGAATTTAAAACCTACCGATACAAAGGTCACTCTATGTCGGACCCGGCCAAATACCGCACGAAAGAAGAGTTGGAAGAATACCGGAATCAAGACCCAATTGAAGTGGTGCGCCACACCATTCTGGAAAACAAATACGCCACCGAGCAAGAACTCGAAGAAATAGATAATAGAATTAAAGCCCAGGTAGCCGAGTGTGTGGAGTTTGCGGAAAAATCGCCTTATCCAACAGCCGATGAGCTGTATAAAGACGTGTACGCCCAACAAGATTATCCTTATATTCAAGATTAA
- a CDS encoding tetratricopeptide repeat protein has product MAQNITKKDHTLDVLENPDVLADRLTHGSEDFISKYKNVLLGLLGVVAAAIIGGYLFYNYRNSQEKEAQADMFQAVYYFEADSLNKALKGDGQYRGLTTIADEYGSTKAGNLAKFYAGVIYLKQGKFKEAVDYLEDYKSNDLILQGKAYSLLGDANLELGNKKEAIALYLKAADYNSNEFFTPQYLMKAGAAYEANKEYAKATEVYDRIINNYTNAAEVADAKKYKARAELLAAGK; this is encoded by the coding sequence ATGGCACAAAATATCACCAAGAAAGACCACACCTTAGATGTCCTGGAGAATCCGGATGTATTAGCAGATCGCTTAACGCATGGCTCGGAAGACTTTATTAGCAAGTATAAAAATGTACTCCTGGGTCTGTTAGGAGTAGTAGCGGCTGCTATTATTGGAGGTTACTTGTTTTACAATTATCGTAACTCGCAGGAAAAAGAAGCTCAGGCTGATATGTTTCAGGCGGTCTATTACTTTGAAGCCGATTCGTTAAATAAAGCTTTAAAAGGTGATGGCCAGTATCGTGGGTTAACTACTATTGCGGATGAATATGGCAGTACTAAAGCTGGTAATTTGGCTAAGTTTTACGCCGGAGTAATTTATTTAAAGCAAGGTAAATTTAAAGAAGCTGTTGACTACCTGGAAGATTACAAGTCTAACGACTTGATTTTACAAGGGAAAGCTTATAGTTTACTAGGAGATGCGAACCTGGAACTTGGTAATAAAAAAGAAGCTATTGCGCTTTACTTAAAAGCAGCTGATTATAACTCTAACGAATTTTTTACGCCGCAGTACTTAATGAAAGCGGGAGCTGCTTACGAAGCCAATAAAGAGTATGCCAAGGCAACAGAAGTATACGATAGAATTATCAATAATTACACTAATGCGGCAGAGGTAGCTGATGCTAAAAAATACAAAGCCCGCGCCGAGCTTTTAGCGGCTGGTAAGTAA
- a CDS encoding transposase translates to MQSCYQRLTDSQWEVMKESLPTQRKRQHSLREIVDAILWYLRVGSQWRNLPASFPKWALVYYYFHQWQADGTLAKRNWHLNIWERKRRKKEDSPSLWCIDSQSIKVAPFVSQQTGIDGNKKVNGRKGT, encoded by the coding sequence ATGCAATCCTGTTACCAGCGACTCACTGACTCGCAGTGGGAAGTTATGAAAGAATCTCTGCCCACACAACGAAAACGCCAACATTCGTTGCGGGAAATAGTCGATGCTATTCTCTGGTATCTGCGAGTAGGTAGCCAGTGGCGAAACTTACCAGCGAGTTTCCCTAAGTGGGCGTTGGTGTACTATTATTTTCACCAGTGGCAAGCGGATGGAACCCTGGCAAAACGCAACTGGCATTTGAATATCTGGGAACGGAAAAGGAGAAAGAAAGAAGACTCCCCCAGTTTATGGTGTATTGATTCGCAGTCGATTAAAGTAGCACCGTTCGTTAGTCAACAGACTGGTATAGACGGCAATAAAAAGGTTAATGGCCGTAAGGGCACGTAA